A window of the Deinococcus betulae genome harbors these coding sequences:
- a CDS encoding vWA domain-containing protein — MRVPQSSSSLPWPQQSRWRSFVNDLFRFYSRRSTYAVMMTTQYGTAAVDPQHQVVYLSPELLPTAPPGTVRHEPDDELGVRALLIRGLMAHEAGHVQFSLDKPAALLGQLWNALEDERMERLMALRYPELEAAFAFLGDTLAEKVSRDWTGSSLEGCLAMRFEHDRPEPKWHPAQPDEWADVWPLVQAAWTAPDSDRVVWISRCILGLLSKAEDADEQPFPLILRADGAGDQSAEPSGAGGPPGAGPAGAPADPAPPAPPASTVQADIEGPARVLASVLREQTKLARSRAHDSRGHLDFHRYLEGRQRLFRQKEVPEQARTVQVTWIVDRSGSMDHEGRMQSAVQALRMGVRAAQLAQVPTRVLAFDDQVEDVVTLRCRPEQAMTQVGQLSARGSTLLAPALKQALSTPRFPGDQHVHIVICDGGLEPSDMQACGRLIRGHPDVTVLPVLIGDATEPELLEQWRRTFGVLLAAHDHTQLAPVIRARLRALRR; from the coding sequence ATGCGTGTACCCCAGAGTTCCAGTTCCCTGCCCTGGCCCCAGCAGAGCCGGTGGCGAAGCTTCGTCAACGATCTGTTCCGCTTCTACAGCCGCCGCAGCACCTACGCCGTGATGATGACCACGCAGTACGGCACGGCGGCCGTCGATCCGCAGCACCAGGTGGTCTACCTCAGTCCGGAGCTGCTGCCCACCGCCCCACCTGGCACCGTGCGCCACGAGCCGGATGACGAGTTAGGGGTGCGCGCCCTGCTCATCCGGGGCCTCATGGCCCATGAGGCCGGGCACGTCCAGTTCAGCCTCGACAAACCGGCCGCCCTCTTGGGGCAGCTGTGGAACGCGCTGGAAGACGAGCGCATGGAGCGGCTCATGGCGCTGCGGTACCCCGAGCTGGAGGCGGCCTTTGCCTTCCTGGGCGACACGCTGGCTGAAAAGGTGTCCAGGGACTGGACCGGCTCTTCACTGGAAGGGTGCCTGGCCATGCGCTTCGAACACGACCGGCCGGAGCCCAAGTGGCACCCCGCCCAGCCTGACGAGTGGGCCGACGTCTGGCCGCTGGTTCAGGCGGCGTGGACCGCGCCAGACAGCGACCGCGTGGTCTGGATTTCCCGCTGCATCCTGGGGCTGCTGAGCAAGGCCGAGGACGCCGACGAGCAGCCATTTCCCCTGATCCTGCGTGCCGATGGCGCGGGCGATCAGTCGGCTGAGCCCAGCGGCGCGGGTGGCCCCCCCGGTGCAGGCCCAGCCGGGGCACCCGCGGACCCCGCCCCGCCTGCGCCCCCTGCTTCCACGGTCCAGGCCGATATTGAAGGCCCGGCCCGCGTCCTGGCCAGCGTGCTGCGCGAGCAGACGAAACTCGCCCGGAGCCGCGCCCACGACTCGAGGGGCCATCTGGACTTTCACCGCTATCTCGAAGGTCGCCAGCGGCTCTTCCGGCAGAAGGAGGTGCCGGAGCAGGCCCGCACCGTGCAGGTCACCTGGATTGTGGACCGCAGCGGCAGCATGGACCATGAGGGCCGCATGCAGAGTGCGGTGCAGGCGCTGCGCATGGGCGTGCGGGCCGCGCAGCTCGCGCAGGTGCCCACGCGGGTGCTGGCCTTCGATGACCAGGTCGAGGACGTCGTGACTCTGCGGTGCCGGCCCGAGCAGGCCATGACCCAGGTGGGCCAGCTCTCTGCCCGGGGCTCGACCCTGCTGGCGCCCGCCTTGAAGCAGGCGCTGAGCACGCCGCGGTTTCCCGGCGATCAACACGTCCACATCGTCATCTGTGACGGTGGCCTGGAACCGTCCGACATGCAGGCCTGCGGGCGACTCATCCGGGGACATCCAGACGTCACGGTCCTGCCGGTGCTGATCGGCGACGCGACAGAACCGGAATTGCTTGAGCAGTGGCGGCGCACCTTCGGCGTGCTGCTGGCCGCCCACGACCACACCCAACTGGCGCCGGTGATCCGCGCCCGACTCCGCGCCCTGCGGCGCTGA
- a CDS encoding PEGA domain-containing protein codes for MTHMNVSKSNFGNFFKATPAPVAPAPVLSAPVPVPAPIAPAAPPEPVAAPTTAVMTSPEITTTPVPVPVAAPALPPAALPAQDAAVVLTPLAVPTPPAEPEADEDEPGEDDTQEELDESPEPPALPVEEPTETPLPAAADVELPEPTGEVFGHLASLMAPGSALAFTLSLHADGQLTAQVKPLNLPALPELTLTGTVAEFDSAEFLHSLRDYRPAVQGGLRAQAQQQRTAAQKAPPAPAAAPAKPASSAATRNKGSLKITADVPDATVKGLLAGHHAPLTLGTQDLDAGKYSVEVSAPGFKTVKQTVRVERGKSAELTFTLGGRLDVQAPEGAVTTVFDAAGQPVNPAGPLPEGSYKVMVEAEGKKPYTWHGSVKGGVVTVTAALEALPPSLFT; via the coding sequence ATGACGCACATGAACGTGTCCAAGAGCAATTTCGGGAACTTCTTCAAGGCCACTCCCGCCCCGGTGGCGCCCGCGCCGGTCCTGTCAGCCCCTGTGCCGGTGCCCGCGCCGATAGCCCCCGCCGCGCCGCCAGAACCCGTGGCGGCCCCGACCACGGCTGTCATGACCTCACCAGAGATCACGACCACGCCTGTGCCGGTCCCCGTGGCCGCCCCCGCCCTGCCCCCAGCGGCTCTGCCCGCACAGGACGCCGCAGTGGTGCTCACACCACTGGCGGTGCCCACGCCTCCCGCCGAACCGGAGGCCGACGAGGACGAGCCTGGCGAAGATGACACCCAGGAAGAGCTGGATGAAAGCCCCGAACCCCCAGCCCTGCCGGTGGAGGAGCCTACGGAGACGCCTCTTCCTGCTGCGGCGGACGTGGAGCTGCCGGAGCCGACCGGTGAGGTGTTCGGGCACCTCGCCAGCCTGATGGCGCCGGGCAGTGCCCTGGCGTTCACGCTCAGCCTGCACGCGGACGGGCAGCTGACCGCCCAGGTCAAACCCCTCAACCTCCCAGCCCTGCCTGAACTGACCCTCACCGGCACGGTGGCGGAGTTCGATTCAGCAGAGTTCCTGCACTCGCTGCGGGATTACCGTCCTGCCGTTCAGGGCGGGCTGCGCGCCCAGGCCCAGCAGCAGCGCACAGCCGCCCAGAAGGCTCCCCCGGCGCCCGCTGCCGCTCCCGCCAAGCCCGCCAGCAGCGCGGCCACGCGCAACAAAGGCAGCCTGAAGATTACGGCGGATGTACCGGACGCCACCGTGAAAGGGCTGCTCGCCGGGCACCATGCGCCGCTGACCCTCGGAACCCAGGACCTGGATGCGGGCAAGTACAGCGTGGAAGTCTCGGCGCCCGGCTTCAAAACCGTCAAGCAGACCGTGCGGGTCGAACGCGGCAAGTCGGCCGAGCTGACCTTCACCCTGGGCGGCCGCCTGGACGTGCAGGCGCCCGAGGGAGCCGTCACCACCGTATTCGACGCGGCGGGACAGCCCGTCAACCCGGCCGGCCCCCTGCCCGAGGGCAGCTACAAGGTGATGGTCGAAGCTGAAGGCAAGAAGCCCTACACCTGGCACGGTTCCGTCAAAGGTGGCGTGGTGACCGTCACCGCCGCCCTGGAGGCGCTGCCACCCAGTCTGTTCACGTGA
- a CDS encoding PRTRC system protein C, producing MEAQAIKRQFVYDDLNGGTPVADPMPSGSPDDVRKLLAVQTPSLTNATIEGPEVSGAVHTYRFRRAVGTKG from the coding sequence ATGGAAGCGCAAGCCATCAAACGCCAATTCGTGTATGACGATCTCAACGGCGGCACCCCCGTCGCCGACCCCATGCCGAGCGGCAGCCCCGACGACGTGCGCAAGCTGCTGGCCGTGCAGACGCCGTCCTTGACCAACGCCACCATTGAAGGCCCTGAAGTGAGCGGGGCCGTGCACACCTACCGGTTTCGCCGGGCCGTGGGCACCAAGGGCTGA